The Streptomyces noursei ATCC 11455 sequence ACGTCGAGGGTGCTCTCCCCGGCCCAGCTGACCTGGGCGGAGTTGTTGGGGTCGAAGGACGGGACGTTGCCCCACTTGACCACGTCGACATGGGTGCTCTTCATGCCGAAGCGGGCGCTGTAGACATCCAGATCATGCTGGATGGTCGGCGAGCCGAAGGAATCCACGATCACGATCGTGCGCCCCTTGCCGGTGACTCCCGCCTGGTACAGCGGGTCCAGGTGGTACGCCTGCCGGTACTGGTTCGGGGTGTAGCAGGAGATCTGCCACTTCGCCCGGCACTGCTCGGTGGTCAGCAGGCTTTGGGCCGCGTTCTCCGATTGCGCCCCGGCCGTCGCTGGCACGACCGTGACTCCCCGCCCCGCGTGCACAGGTGCGGCGACCGCGGAACCGGACAGAACCGGGGATATGAGTGCGACATTGGCGAGGGTGGTGGCCCCGGCCGCTGCGGCCACGATGCGGCGCCGCGCACGAATTCTGCGCATGGTTATTCCCCTTGCAAGGCGATACCCCCACTCAACAGTTGTGGCGATCCCACCCCGAGGCCGCGCGCAGAGCAAGCATTTCCCCCTGTGCGACTTCTCACTGATGTGTCACTTGTCACTGTTGTCCGATTCGGGACCATGTGCCCGCGCCACCCCCGAAGCCCCACCGGGCCCGCTGGAATTCGGGGCCAGGCCGCAGGCTCACCCCCAAGCCCGAACTCACCGCCCCCCAGCCACAGTTGACGTGGTTCGATCACGCCGAGGACTACGCCGAGATGAAGTGCCCCGAGGCGGCATCGGCAAAGGGCCGGGCCACACGTACCGATGCTCCAGGCTCACGTCGCGTGCCGACGGGGCCTGATCCCCGTCCACGCCTCGTCGGCACAGGCCGGTCAGCGGTGCGACGGACCTGCGCGAAGCGCGCCAGGAAAACGGATGGGCGGGGGCCCCGGATCGTTCCGGGACCCCCGCCCATCCACATGTTCGTTCACCTGCGCGGAGGCTGTGGGATTTGAACCCACGGTGACGTCGCCGCCACGACAGTTTTCAAGACTGTTCCCTTAGGCCGCTCGGGCAAGCCTCCCCGCGGCACCGGAGTGCGGTGTCGCGGGGATCAGACTAGCGCGTCACTTGTCGCCCGTGCGCTGTCCCAGGGTGACCTGGGTGGTGTGCTCCTTGCCGCCCCGCTTGAAGGTGAGGGTGACGCGGTCACCGGGCTTGTGCTGCCAGATCTCGCTGATGAGGGTCGGGCCGCTGTCGATGATGGTGTCGTCGAGCTTGGTGATGGTGTCGCCGGGCTTCAGGCCCGCCTTGTCGGCGGGGCCGCCCGCGGTCACCGCCTCGCTGCCGTTGTTGCCGGTCTGGGCGATCGTCGCGCCGTCGCCGCTCTCCCGCATGCCGACCTGGACGCCTATCTGCGGATAGACCGGCTGACCCGTCTTGATCAGGTCCTGCGCCACCCGGTTCGCCTGGTCGATGGGGATCGCGAAGCCCAGGCCGATGCTGCCGGCCTGGCCGGAGTCGCCACCCATCCCACCGCCGTTGCCGGCCGACTGGATCGCGGAGTTGATGCCGATGACGTTGCCGCCGGCGTCCAGCAGCGGACCGCCGGAGTTGCCGGGGTTTATCGACGCGTCGGTCTGCAGGGCGCTCATGTACGAGGCGCTGCTGCCGCCGCCGTCGCTGGAGGCCACCGGGCGGTCCTTGGCGCTGATGATGCCGGTGGTGACCGTGCCGGACAGGCCGAAGGGCGCGCCGATGGCGATCGTGGCGTCGCCGACCTGGACGTTGGCGGACTTGCCCAGCGGCAGCGGGTTGAGCGTGGCGCCGGCGGCGTTCTTGAGCTTGATCACGGCGACGTCGTAGCCCTGGGCGTGCCCGATGACCTCGGCGTCGTACTTCTTGCCGTTGGAGAACGTCGCGGTGAGCCGGCCGCCGTCGGCCGCGCTGGCGACCACGTGGTTGTTGGTGAGGATGTGGCCCTGCTTGTCGTAGACGAAGCCGGTGCCGGTGCCGCCGTCGCCGCTGGCGCCCTGCGCCTCGATGGTCACGACGCTGGGCAGCGCCCGCTGCGCTATCCCGGAGACGGAGGTGGGCTTGCGGTTGAGCGCCTCGGGGTCGCCGGAGGCGGAGACCGTCGTCGAGGAGCCGTCGTTGCGGCCCGCGGCCCAGTAGCCGATGCCGCCGCCGACGCCGCCCGCGACCAGCGCGGCGACCAGCACCGCGGCGATCAGGCCGCCGTTGCGCTTCTGCGGGACCGGCTGGTGCCCGGGCACCGCCCACGGGTCACCGCCGCCGGGCGGGGGCGCGCCCCAGCCACCGGCCGGACCGTGCCCGGACGCGGCATACGGGGCGGAGGGGGTGGCGGGCGGAGCCGGGTGCGCGGCCGGGGTCGGGGGGAGCGGCTGCGTCCGGTCGTGGTCGGCCGGGCCGGGGGCGGCGTCGGCGGCCTGCGGGGCGTAGTCCGGCGGCGGGGGCGCCGTGGGAGGCGCGGCCGGCGCGGTCGGGGCGTCCTGAGACCGTTCGCCGGAGGCGGGCGCGGGAGCGCTGTCCGGCTGCGGTCCGGTCGGCGACTTGACCTCCGACGGGACGCCGGCTCCCTCGTTCTCGGTGCTCACAGCTCTCTCCTCAGTCGCGTGCTTCACGGCGGGTGCCGGCCCGGGAGACCGGACCCCGGTATTCCAGCATCCGGGATCCCGCGGTACTCCAGCATCCGCGATCCCGCCGCTCCGGGCGAGTCCCGGCCGTCCCGGTGGTGGTCCCGCGGTGGTCCGGCGGCCCGCTCGGGGCCGGCCGCGCGGCTCGCCGCCCGGGCCCATCGTCCCCGCCCAGCATTCCCAAGCCTTCCGCACGGCCCGTCAGGGCACCGTAAGCCGAACCTGTGACTTATTCCCCACGTTGCAGGGCAGACGGCATTAAATGCACCATATGCGGCGATTGGGTGACATAGCGCCGACGTGACAGACGGCCGCGCCAAGCCGTGGATCTTCTCGCGGGCGGGCCGGGGACGGCGGATGGGACGATGACGCGGTGACCCACCCACGCCCCGCCGAGGACGCCCGAGCAGGTCGGCCCGCCATCGCCGTCGTCGCCCACCGCGGCGCGTCCGAGGACGCGCCGGAGCACACCCTGGCCGCCTACCGGAAGGCGATCGAGGACGGTGCGGACGCCCTGGAGTGCGATGTCCGCCTGACCGCGGACGGACATCTGGTCTGTGTCCACGACCGGCGGGTGAACCGCACGTCCAACGGGCGCGGGGCGGTCTCGGCGCTGGAGCTGTCCGACCTCGCCGCGCTGGACTTCGGCTCCTGGAAGGACGTCCTGGAGGGAAGGGGCGTACTGGAGGACGTGGCGCGGGTCGACGGCCGGCCGGTGGACGCGGGCGAGGAACCGGACTGGCAGCAGGAGAACGCCGAGCGGACGTCCGTACTGACCCTGGAGCGGCTGCTGGAGCTGGTCGCGGACGCGAACCGGCGGGTCGAGCTGGCCATCGAGACGAAGCATCCGACCCGCTGGGCCGGGCAGGTGGAGGAGCGGTTGGTCGAGCTGCTCGCCCGCTTCGGCCATACGAAACCGGCCACCCCCAACTGGACGCCGCCGGTCCGCGTCATGAGCTTCTCCGCGCGCTCCCTGCACCGCGTACGGGCCGCCGCACCGGACATCCCCGGCGTCTATCTGATGCAGTTCCTCACCCCCCGTCACCGTGACGGCCGGCTGCCGCCCGGTGTCCGCATCGCCGGCCCCGGCGTACGGATCCTCCGCGCGCACCCGGAGTACGTCGCCAGGGCACACCGGGCGGGCCACCAGGTCCATGTCTGGACGGTCAACGAAGAGGCCGACGTGGAGATGTGCCGCGACCTCGGCGTCGACGCAATCATCACGAACCGCCCCAAGCAGGTACGAAACCAACTCGGCCTTAGGTAAGGCTCATCACAGGGTGTGCACCGGCGCATTCGGCCCGTATGTGACGGTGTCGAGTGCGTCACTGCGTGCCGGTTGGCCGGTTTCCGGTCCAGTCCATTGGGGCATCCATCCCGTGGCGTGGGGCAAAGGAGGTCTCGGGGGTGGCGTTGGTGGTGGCACAAGAGGTGCCGACGTCGTCGATCATGGCCGTACCCCATGGTCCAGCGGGTGTCGGCATGGCCAGGCGGCGCATGCGAGAAGAGCTGTCGGCAAGGGGAGTTCAGGACAGCGTCGTCGATGACGCGATCCTGGTCCTGTCGGAACTACTGAGCAATGCGTGTCGCCATGCGCGTCCGATATACGAGGACCGCTCGCCGGATTCCGTGTCGTCGGGCTCCCTGTCGTCGGATCCCGCGGCGGGCCGCGCGTCCGATGGTGCGTCAGGCGGGGCGCGGCAGTCCGTCTCCGGCGGCCCCTTCGCCGCCGTGCGCGCCTCCTGGCGCATCGACGGTCAGGGCCGACTGATCATCGCGGTCACCGACGGCGGCGGCCCGACCCGCCCGATTCCGGCCACGCCGTCCGTCACCGCCCGCGGCGGCCGCGGGCTGGCCATCATCCGCTCGCTCGCCAAGGACTGGGGCGTCCGCGACACCGTGCCCGGCGAGGTGACGGTCTGGGCCGCACTCTCCCTTCAAGGCGCGTTCGCTACGCGCGTGGATCTGACGGCCGACCTGACGGCCGAGTTGGCGACCGACCGGACGCCCGAGCTGGCCGCCGGCCGTCCGCTCTCGCTGCGGAAGGGCCCGCGCACCGGCACCGTCCGCCCGGCCCGGACCGGCCGCGGCCCGGCCCGGGGCACGCCGGGCCTGGCCTTCGCGGAACTCGACGAGTTGCCGTAGCGGAGGGAGCGGCCCCCCGCCCCCGCACACTCGCCCTGACGTACTCGCGACGCTTACGGCGCTGTTGGTGGCGCCCCGGGCACCGGTCTCCTTTAGGCTCGCGCCGGAACGCGTCCGTACGACCAGGAACCACCAGGAGACACCGTCGCCATGGCCAAGAAGCGCCGTCCCCAGCCCCGCGCCGCAGCAGTACAGATCAAGGACGGCGAGGTGCCGGTGGTCGGCGCCCGCGAGCCCTGTCCGTGTGGTTCCGGCCGCCGCTACAAGGCGTGCCACGGCCGGCAGGCCGCACACGCCGCCACCGAACTGGTGCGGCGCCCGTTCGAGGGGCTGCCCGGCGAGTGCGACTGGGTGGCGCTGCGCGAGCTGGTGCCCGCCGCCACCGCGCCGTTGACGCTCAAGGGCGGCCTGCCCGAGGGCGTCCCGTCGGTGACGCTGGCGACCGTGCTCCCGATGGCCTGGCCCGCGCTGCGCCGGGACAACGGCGCGGTGCTGCTCGGGCTGCAGAACGACACCGCGTCCGGCGACATCAGCCGGGACCTCGCCGACACCCTCCAGCGGGCGCTGGTGACCGAGCCCGGCCACCCGGTCGTCGCCGGGCGGGCCCCCGTCGACGGGCCGCGCCTACAGGATCTGCTGGACCTGAACGCACCTTTTGAGCCGACCGTCCACACCGGCTTCGAGTTCTGGGTGGAGAACGCCGAGAACGCCACCGGCGAGGTCGCCGCCTCCCTGGAGCGGGCCAACGCCGCGGCCATCCCGACCGCCCGGATTCCCGGCCTGGAGGGCGCGTACTGGTGCGAGGCCCCGGAGAAGAACCACCTGCGCTGGGTCACCGCGCACCCCGAGGAGCAGCTGCTCGACGCGCTCGCCCGGCTGCACGCCGCCGGCACCTCCTCGTTGGTCGAAGGCACCCGGCTGGTGGGCTCGTTCCGGGCGCACGGCCTGATCGTCCCGGTGTGGGACCTGCCGTCCTCGATGGGCGCCGACGAGATCGCCGAGCCGGCCGCCGCCTTCCAGGAGCGGCTGGCCAAGGCGCTCGCCACGGACACCCCGCTGACCGCCGAGGAGCGCCGGGCCCGCGGCGGGCTCACCAACCGTCAGATCACCCTGAGCTGACCGCCCGCCCGAATCGCCCGCAGACGTGACGCCCGTCACAAGATCCGCGGCAACTCCGGGTACGTGCCGATAAATACGCGTCCGGAATTCCACGATCGAATTTGCGAACCGCCGATCTCTTGTTACGGTT is a genomic window containing:
- a CDS encoding S1C family serine protease; translated protein: MSTENEGAGVPSEVKSPTGPQPDSAPAPASGERSQDAPTAPAAPPTAPPPPDYAPQAADAAPGPADHDRTQPLPPTPAAHPAPPATPSAPYAASGHGPAGGWGAPPPGGGDPWAVPGHQPVPQKRNGGLIAAVLVAALVAGGVGGGIGYWAAGRNDGSSTTVSASGDPEALNRKPTSVSGIAQRALPSVVTIEAQGASGDGGTGTGFVYDKQGHILTNNHVVASAADGGRLTATFSNGKKYDAEVIGHAQGYDVAVIKLKNAAGATLNPLPLGKSANVQVGDATIAIGAPFGLSGTVTTGIISAKDRPVASSDGGGSSASYMSALQTDASINPGNSGGPLLDAGGNVIGINSAIQSAGNGGGMGGDSGQAGSIGLGFAIPIDQANRVAQDLIKTGQPVYPQIGVQVGMRESGDGATIAQTGNNGSEAVTAGGPADKAGLKPGDTITKLDDTIIDSGPTLISEIWQHKPGDRVTLTFKRGGKEHTTQVTLGQRTGDK
- a CDS encoding glycerophosphodiester phosphodiesterase, with amino-acid sequence MTHPRPAEDARAGRPAIAVVAHRGASEDAPEHTLAAYRKAIEDGADALECDVRLTADGHLVCVHDRRVNRTSNGRGAVSALELSDLAALDFGSWKDVLEGRGVLEDVARVDGRPVDAGEEPDWQQENAERTSVLTLERLLELVADANRRVELAIETKHPTRWAGQVEERLVELLARFGHTKPATPNWTPPVRVMSFSARSLHRVRAAAPDIPGVYLMQFLTPRHRDGRLPPGVRIAGPGVRILRAHPEYVARAHRAGHQVHVWTVNEEADVEMCRDLGVDAIITNRPKQVRNQLGLR
- a CDS encoding ATP-binding protein, which produces MALVVAQEVPTSSIMAVPHGPAGVGMARRRMREELSARGVQDSVVDDAILVLSELLSNACRHARPIYEDRSPDSVSSGSLSSDPAAGRASDGASGGARQSVSGGPFAAVRASWRIDGQGRLIIAVTDGGGPTRPIPATPSVTARGGRGLAIIRSLAKDWGVRDTVPGEVTVWAALSLQGAFATRVDLTADLTAELATDRTPELAAGRPLSLRKGPRTGTVRPARTGRGPARGTPGLAFAELDELP
- a CDS encoding DUF5926 family protein — translated: MAKKRRPQPRAAAVQIKDGEVPVVGAREPCPCGSGRRYKACHGRQAAHAATELVRRPFEGLPGECDWVALRELVPAATAPLTLKGGLPEGVPSVTLATVLPMAWPALRRDNGAVLLGLQNDTASGDISRDLADTLQRALVTEPGHPVVAGRAPVDGPRLQDLLDLNAPFEPTVHTGFEFWVENAENATGEVAASLERANAAAIPTARIPGLEGAYWCEAPEKNHLRWVTAHPEEQLLDALARLHAAGTSSLVEGTRLVGSFRAHGLIVPVWDLPSSMGADEIAEPAAAFQERLAKALATDTPLTAEERRARGGLTNRQITLS